One stretch of Prunus persica cultivar Lovell chromosome G1, Prunus_persica_NCBIv2, whole genome shotgun sequence DNA includes these proteins:
- the LOC18792899 gene encoding auxilin-related protein 2 isoform X1 produces the protein MDEFGVLTEQYGLKPQGKSAPMAASKRPTSANDTQAWNFVADSNSNPKTSSYSSRSPPANSNSDYASFFDAQDGLFQSGSNNKTRSFGGLDDYDDIFGGPVKPTKQSEGSSFNFDSIISGSNAKSSSFNGYKDAYDVFGGMPGLKSPGSGKTNAKGDDIFGSFASAPKQSATVDDLLGDLSGVRQKLQTLNVKNDKNVNRSAKVGKSGGDFDDLIPGFGGSAPSNNGTYAQENHCQQSTVHSTKSNFSSSLDDPFVVLESVSTSTSTPAYDSSDIFSELEKISKFSNSGGAKLGVSSNSSTKLKSSPKSAQVSKGDKERSSGVSSIDELEEFAKGTVRNNATGRTNVHEDVETSATRCGRSSEDDLMGFRSNSVPRSWAAPATLDPVFDAPTNNRGGPRPQGTSGTSSSMKKSSSATGIFDDLFSMNGASPGFVEFEEVEGESEERRRARLGRHQRAHERALQAVADMNQRDRKTQQEQEEKRRIAETLNIKIKSWSYGKEGNMRALLSSLQSVLWPESGWEPVSLTDLITSGSVKKVYRKATLCIHPDKVQQKGASLEQKYTAEKVFDILKEAWNKFNKEELS, from the exons ATGGACGAGTTTGGTGTCTTAACCGAGCAATATGGGTTGAAGCCCCAAGGCAAATCGGCTCCAATGGCCGCATCCAAACGACCCACGAGCGCCAACGACACCCAGGCCTGGAACTTCGTGGCCGATTCGAATTCGAACCCCAAAACGTCGTCGTACTCTTCCAGATCTCCTCCGGCCAATTCCAATTCCGATTACGCGTCTTTTTTTGACGCTCAGGACGGGCTCTTCCAGTCGGGCTCTAACAACAAAACGCGCAGTTTTGGAGGTCTGGACGATTATGATGACATCTTCGGCGGACCCGTTAAGCCCACAAAGCAATCAGAAGgttcttctttcaattttgattcGATAATTTCAGGTTCTAATGCAAAATCGTCGTCGTTTAATGGATATAAGGATGCCTATGACGTGTTTGGTGGAATGCCTGGCTTGAAGAGCCCGGGCTCTGGTAAGACTAATGCGAAGGGGGATGATATTTTTGGGTCATTTGCTTCGGCTCCGAAGCAGAGTGCTACAGTTGATGATCTGCTAGGTGATCTTAGCGGAGTACGACAAAAACTGCAAACTTTGAACGTGAAGAATGATAAAAATGTTAATAGGTCTGCAAAGGTGGGGAAGAGTGGAggtgattttgatgatttgataCCTGGGTTTGGTGGAAGCGCTCCTTCAAATAATGG AACATACGCACAGGAGAATCATTGTCAGCAATCGACCGTTCATTCAACTAAATCAAACTTCAGTTCATCATTGGACGACCCCTTTGTGGTGTTAGAATCAGtttcaacttcaacttcaacaCCCGCATATGATTCCTCAGATATTTTTTCAGAACTGGAAAAAATCAGTAAGTTCAGCAATTCTGGAGGAGCAAAACTTGGTGTTTCATCAAATAGTTCCACAAAATTGAAATCCTCTCCGAAGTCAGCCCAAGTTTCAAAGGGAGATAAAG AAAGGAGCTCTGGTGTGTCTTCTATAGACGAACTTGAGGAATTTGCCAAAGGTACGGTACGAAACAATGCAACTGGACGCACAAATGTTCATGAAGATGTAGAAACCTCAGCCACTAGATGTGGTAGATCTAGTGAAGATGATCTAATGGGTTTTCGATCAAACAGTGTACCACGGTCATGGGCTGCACCTGCAACTTTG GACCCAGTATTTGATGCACCGACAAACAACAGAGGAGGGCCTAGACCCCAAGGGACATCTGGAACCTCAAGTAGCATGAAGAAGTCTTCGTCCGCGACTGGGATTTTTGATGACCTTTTTTCAATGAATGGAG CTTCCCCTGGTTTTGTAGAATTTGAAGAAGTTGAAGgtgaaagtgaagaaagaCGCAGAGCCAGATTGGGACGTCACCAAAGAGCACATGAGCGTGCG TTACAAGCAGTGGCTGATATGAACCAACGCGATCGTAAGACTCAGCAGGAGCAAGAGGAGAAGCGT AGAATTGCTGAGACTctcaatatcaaaataaagagCTGGTCTTATGGGAAAGAAGGCAATATGCGTGCACTGTTGTCATCATTGCAAAGT GTGCTTTGGCCTGAATCTGGATGGGAGCCAGTTTCACTGACAGATTTGATTACATCTGGCTCAGTTAAAAAGGTTTATAGGAAGGCCACATTGTGTATCCATCCTGATAAGGTTCAACAGAAAGGTGCTAGTCTTGAACAAAAATATACTGCGGAGAAGGTTTTTGATATCCTTAAG GAAGCTTGGAACAAGTTCAACAAGGAGGAACTCTCTTAG
- the LOC18792899 gene encoding auxilin-related protein 1 isoform X2, translating into MDEFGVLTEQYGLKPQGKSAPMAASKRPTSANDTQAWNFVADSNSNPKTSSYSSRSPPANSNSDYASFFDAQDGLFQSGSNNKTRSFGGLDDYDDIFGGPVKPTKQSEGSSFNFDSIISGSNAKSSSFNGYKDAYDVFGGMPGLKSPGSGKTNAKGDDIFGSFASAPKQSATVDDLLGDLSGVRQKLQTLNVKNDKNVNRSAKVGKSGGDFDDLIPGFGGSAPSNNGTYAQENHCQQSTVHSTKSNFSSSLDDPFVVLESVSTSTSTPAYDSSDIFSELEKIKRSSGVSSIDELEEFAKGTVRNNATGRTNVHEDVETSATRCGRSSEDDLMGFRSNSVPRSWAAPATLDPVFDAPTNNRGGPRPQGTSGTSSSMKKSSSATGIFDDLFSMNGASPGFVEFEEVEGESEERRRARLGRHQRAHERALQAVADMNQRDRKTQQEQEEKRRIAETLNIKIKSWSYGKEGNMRALLSSLQSVLWPESGWEPVSLTDLITSGSVKKVYRKATLCIHPDKVQQKGASLEQKYTAEKVFDILKEAWNKFNKEELS; encoded by the exons ATGGACGAGTTTGGTGTCTTAACCGAGCAATATGGGTTGAAGCCCCAAGGCAAATCGGCTCCAATGGCCGCATCCAAACGACCCACGAGCGCCAACGACACCCAGGCCTGGAACTTCGTGGCCGATTCGAATTCGAACCCCAAAACGTCGTCGTACTCTTCCAGATCTCCTCCGGCCAATTCCAATTCCGATTACGCGTCTTTTTTTGACGCTCAGGACGGGCTCTTCCAGTCGGGCTCTAACAACAAAACGCGCAGTTTTGGAGGTCTGGACGATTATGATGACATCTTCGGCGGACCCGTTAAGCCCACAAAGCAATCAGAAGgttcttctttcaattttgattcGATAATTTCAGGTTCTAATGCAAAATCGTCGTCGTTTAATGGATATAAGGATGCCTATGACGTGTTTGGTGGAATGCCTGGCTTGAAGAGCCCGGGCTCTGGTAAGACTAATGCGAAGGGGGATGATATTTTTGGGTCATTTGCTTCGGCTCCGAAGCAGAGTGCTACAGTTGATGATCTGCTAGGTGATCTTAGCGGAGTACGACAAAAACTGCAAACTTTGAACGTGAAGAATGATAAAAATGTTAATAGGTCTGCAAAGGTGGGGAAGAGTGGAggtgattttgatgatttgataCCTGGGTTTGGTGGAAGCGCTCCTTCAAATAATGG AACATACGCACAGGAGAATCATTGTCAGCAATCGACCGTTCATTCAACTAAATCAAACTTCAGTTCATCATTGGACGACCCCTTTGTGGTGTTAGAATCAGtttcaacttcaacttcaacaCCCGCATATGATTCCTCAGATATTTTTTCAGAACTGGAAAAAATCA AAAGGAGCTCTGGTGTGTCTTCTATAGACGAACTTGAGGAATTTGCCAAAGGTACGGTACGAAACAATGCAACTGGACGCACAAATGTTCATGAAGATGTAGAAACCTCAGCCACTAGATGTGGTAGATCTAGTGAAGATGATCTAATGGGTTTTCGATCAAACAGTGTACCACGGTCATGGGCTGCACCTGCAACTTTG GACCCAGTATTTGATGCACCGACAAACAACAGAGGAGGGCCTAGACCCCAAGGGACATCTGGAACCTCAAGTAGCATGAAGAAGTCTTCGTCCGCGACTGGGATTTTTGATGACCTTTTTTCAATGAATGGAG CTTCCCCTGGTTTTGTAGAATTTGAAGAAGTTGAAGgtgaaagtgaagaaagaCGCAGAGCCAGATTGGGACGTCACCAAAGAGCACATGAGCGTGCG TTACAAGCAGTGGCTGATATGAACCAACGCGATCGTAAGACTCAGCAGGAGCAAGAGGAGAAGCGT AGAATTGCTGAGACTctcaatatcaaaataaagagCTGGTCTTATGGGAAAGAAGGCAATATGCGTGCACTGTTGTCATCATTGCAAAGT GTGCTTTGGCCTGAATCTGGATGGGAGCCAGTTTCACTGACAGATTTGATTACATCTGGCTCAGTTAAAAAGGTTTATAGGAAGGCCACATTGTGTATCCATCCTGATAAGGTTCAACAGAAAGGTGCTAGTCTTGAACAAAAATATACTGCGGAGAAGGTTTTTGATATCCTTAAG GAAGCTTGGAACAAGTTCAACAAGGAGGAACTCTCTTAG
- the LOC18793059 gene encoding amino acid permease 3 isoform X1, producing the protein MTMGDNTKNQQLHHHQIFDVSVDVPPQGGSKCFDDDGRLKRTGTVWTSSAHIITAVIGSGVLSLAWATAQLGWVAGPSVMLLFSFVTYYTSTLLSACYRSGDSVTGKRNYTYMDAVRSNLGGAKVKICGYVQYLNLFGVSIGYTIASSISMMAIKRSNCFHKSGGKNPCHINSNPYMIAFGITEIIFSQIPNFDQLWWLSIVAAVMSFTYSTIGLGLGIAQVAANGNIMGSMTGISIGTVTPMQKMWRSFQALGDIAFAYSYSLILIEIQDTIRSPPSESKTMKRATQISVAVTTLFYMLCGCMGYAAFGDLSPGNLLTGFGFYNPYWLLDIANAAIVVHLVGAYQVYAQPLFAFVEKTAAQKFPDSDFITKDIRLQIPGIGPYNLNLFRMIWRTAFVIITTVISMILPFFNDVVGLLGAFGFWPLTVYFPVEMYIVQKKIPKWSTRWLCLQILSVACLIITIAAAAGSIAGVVSDLKVYKPFKTSY; encoded by the exons ATGACG ATGGGTGACAATACAAAGAACCAGCAGCTTCATCACCACCAAATTTTTGACGTCTCAGTTGATGTGCCTCCACAAGGAGGCTCCAAGTGCTTTGATGATGATGGTCGTCTCAAACGAACTG GAACTGTTTGGACTTCAAGTGCTCACATCATTACTGCTGTGATTGGTTCTGGTGTTCTTTCCTTGGCTTGGGCCACAGCTCAGCTTGGATGGGTTGCTGGTCCTTCTGTCATGCTCTTGTTCTCCTTTGTCACTTACTACACTTCCACTCTTCTCTCTGCTTGCTATCGTTCCGGCGATTCTGTCACTGGAAAGAGAAACTATACTTACATGGATGCTGTTAGATCGAACCTTG gTGGAGCTAAGGTCAAAATCTGTGGATATGTCCAGTACTTGAACCTTTTTGGAGTTTCCATTGGCTACACAATAGCATCATCTATAAGCATGAT ggcaataaAAAGGTCTAACTGCTTCCACAAGAGTGGTGGGAAGAATCCATGCCATATAAACAGCAACCCCTATATGATTGCTTTTGGCATCACAGAAATTATTTTCTCTCAAATTCCAAACTTTGATCAACTTTGGTGGCTCTCCATTGTTGCTGCAGTCATGTCCTTCACTTATTCAACAATTGGACTTGGCCTTGGAATTGCTCAAGTTGCAG CAAATGGAAACATCATGGGAAGCATGACTGGAATAAGTATTGGCACTGTGACTCCAATGCAAAAGATGTGGAGGAGTTTCCAAGCACTTGGTGACATAGCTTTTGCATACTCTTACTCTCTCATCCTTATTGAAATTCAGGACACAATAAGATCCCCACCATCTGAATCCAAGACAATGAAGAGGGCCACTCAAATTAGTGTGGCAGTCACTACCCTTTTCTACATGCTCTGTGGCTGCATGGGATATGCTGCTTTTGGAGACTTATCCCCTGGAAACCTCCTCACTGGTTTTGGTTTCTATAACCCATACTGGCTCCTGGACATAGCCAATGCTGCTATAGTAGTCCACCTTGTTGGTGCATACCAAGTCTATGCTCAGCCTCTTTTCGCCTTTGTTGAGAAAACCGCAGCACAAAAATTCCCAGATAGCGATTTCATCACGAAAGACATCAGACTCCAAATCCCTGGAATCGGTCCTTACAACCTTAACCTCTTCAGAATGATTTGGAGGACAGCTTTTGTGATCATAACCACTGTGATCTCCATGATCCTCCCCTTCTTCAACGACGTGGTTGGACTTCTCGGGGCTTTTGGGTTTTGGCCACTCACAGTTTACTTCCCCGTGGAGATGTATATTGTTCAAAAGAAGATCCCAAAGTGGAGCACAAGATGGCTTTGCCTCCAAATCCTAAGTGTTGCTTGCCTTATAATAACCATAGCAGCTGCTGCTGGCTCAATTGCTGGGGTGGTCAGTGATCTCAAGGTCTACAAGCCATTCAAGACCAGCTACTGA
- the LOC18789078 gene encoding amino acid permease 3, with translation MGDHTATGNLQLHHNPVFDVSLNVQEGSNYIDDDGRPKRTGTVWTSSAHIITAVIGSGVLSLAWAMAQLGWIAGPIVMVLFSFITYYTSTLLAACYRDPVTGKRNYTYSDAVRSNLGALQVKFCGSVQNVALFGISIGFNIAAAISMVAIQRCNCNHKSGGKNPCHININPYMIAFGISEILLSQIPNFDKLSWLSIVAAVMSFTYSGIGLALGIAKVAENGKIKGNITGITVGTVTPIQKMWRTFQALGNIAFAYSYSIILIEIQDTIKSPPSEYKTMKKATLLSLTLTSIFYILCGCMGYAAFGDLSPGNLLSDKGFHNPYWLINIANAAIVIHVVGAYQVFVQPIFALVEKTAAKVFPDSQFITKDIKIPIPGFGVYNLNLFRLVWRTFYVIITTLISMILPFFNDVVGFLGALVYWPLTVYFPVEMYIAQKKVPKWSTKWIFLQIISLSVLVIALAAAAGSVTGVVQNLKNYKPFKTSS, from the exons atgGGTGATCACACTGCCACAGGGAACCTGCAGCTTCACCACAACCCAGTTTTTGATGTCTCACTCAATGTGCAAGAAGGCTCCAACTACATTGATGATGATGGCCGCCCAAAACGAACTG GAACCGTTTGGACTTCAAGTGCTCACATAATTACTGCTGTGATAGGATCTGGGGTTCTGTCCTTGGCTTGGGCCATGGCTCAGCTTGGATGGATTGCTGGTCCTATTGTGATGGTCTTGTTCTCCTTTATCACCTACTACACTTCAACTCTTCTTGCTGCCTGCTACCGTGATCCGGTCACTGGAAAGCGAAATTACACTTATTCAGATGCTGTTCGATCCAACCTTG gTGCACTTCAGGTCAAATTCTGTGGATCTGTTCAGAACGTGGCCCTTTTTGGAATTTCTATTGGCTTCAATATAGCAGCAGCTATAAGCATGGT ggcaatacAGAGGTGTAATTGCAACCACAAGAGTGGTGGAAAAAACCCATGTCATATAAACATCAATCCCTACATGATAGCTTTTGGTATCTCAGAAATTTTGTTGTCTCAAATTCCTAACTTTGATAAGTTGTCATGGCTCTCCATTGTTGCTGCAGTCATGTCCTTCACTTACTCAGGAATTGGATTAGCCCTTGGAATTGCTAAAGTTGCTG aaaatggaaaaatcaaGGGAAATATCACTGGAATTACCGTTGGCACTGTGACTCCAATTCAAAAGATGTGGAGGACCTTCCAAGCACTTGGTAACATAGCTTTTGCCTACTCTTACTCTATCATCCTCATTGAAATTCAG GACACAATTAAATCTCCACCGTCTGAGTACAAAACAATGAAGAAGGCCACTCTACTTAGTTTGACACTGACATCCATTTTCTACATTCTGTGTGGCTGCATGGGCTATGCTGCTTTCGGAGACTTGTCCCCTGGAAACCTCCTCAGTGACAAAGGTTTCCACAACCCATATTGGCTCATTAACATAGCCAATGCTGCCATAGTGATCCACGTTGTTGGTGCATACCAAGTGTTTGTGCAACCCATTTTCGCGCTCGTTGAGAAAACAGCGGCAAAAGTTTTCCCAGATAGCCAATTCATCACAAAAGACATCAAAATCCCAATCCCCGGTTTTGGTGTCTACAACCTTAACCTCTTCAGATTGGTGTGGAGGACATTTTATGTGATCATAACCACTTTGATTTCCATGATCCTCCCATTCTTTAATGATGTGGTTGGATTTCTTGGAGCTTTGGTATATTGGCCACTCACAGTTTACTTCCCTGTGGAGATGTACATTGCTCAAAAGAAGGTACCAAAGTGGAGCACAAAATGGATTTTCCTCCAAATCATAAGTCTTTCTGTCCTTGTAATAGCTCTAGCTGCTGCAGCTGGCTCAGTTACTGGTGTGGTTCAAAACCTCAAGAACTACAAGCCCTTCAAGACCAGCAGTTGA
- the LOC18792680 gene encoding amino acid permease 3, protein MGDHTTTRNLQLHHNPVFDVSLNVRGGSKYIDDDGRPKRTGTVWTSSAHIITAVIGSGVLSLAWAIAQLGWIAGPVVMVLFSFITYYTSTLLAACYRDPVTGKRNYTYSDAVRSNLGELQVKFCASVQNVVLIGVTIGYTIAAAISMVAIKRSNCYHKSGGKNPCHINNNPYMIAFGISEIVLSQIPNFDKLSWLSIVAAVMSFTYSGIGLALGIAEVAVNGKIKGNITGITIGTVNPIQKMWRTFQALGDIAFAYSYSIILIEIQDTIKSPPSEYKTMKKATLFSLIVTSIFYILCGCMGYAAFGDLSPGNLLTDKGFHNPFWLIDIANAAIVIHLVGAYQVFAQPIFALVEKTAAEFFPNSQFITEDIRIPIPGFGAYNFNLFRFVWRTFYVIITTLISMILPFFNDVVGFLGALGYWPLTVYFPVEMYIAQKKVPKWSTKWICLQILSLSVLVIALAAAAGSVTGVVQDLKIYKPFKTSS, encoded by the exons ATGGGTGATCACACTACCACAAGGAACCTGCAGCTCCACCACAACCCAGTTTTTGATGTCTCACTCAATGTGCGAGGAGGCTCCAAGTACATTGATGACGATGGCCGTCCGAAACGAACTG GAACTGTTTGGACTTCAAGTGCTCACATAATTACTGCTGTGATTGGATCTGGGGTTCTATCCCTGGCTTGGGCCATTGCTCAGCTTGGATGGATTGCTGGTCCTGTTGTTATGGTCCTGTTCTCCTTCATCACTTACTACACTTCAACTCTTCTTGCTGCCTGCTACCGTGATCCGGTCACTGGAAAAAGAAACTATACTTATTCGGATGCTGTTCGATCCAACCTTG gTGAACTTCAGGTCAAATTCTGCGCATCTGTTCAGAACGTGGTCCTTATTGGAGTTACTATTGGCTACACTATAGCAGCAGCTATAAGCATGGT ggcaataaAGAGGTCTAACTGCTACCACAAGAGTGGTGGAAAAAATCCATGTCATATTAACAACAATCCCTACATGATAGCTTTTGGTATCTCAGAAATTGTATTGTCTCAAATTCCAAACTTTGATAAGTTGTCCTGGCTCTCCATTGTTGCTGCAGTCATGTCCTTCACTTACTCAGGAATTGGATTAGCCCTTGGAATTGCTGAAGTTGCTG TAAATGGAAAAATCAAGGGAAATATCACTGGAATTACCATTGGCACTGTGAATCCAATTCAAAAGATGTGGAGGACCTTCCAAGCACTTGGTGACATAGCTTTTGCCTACTCTTACTCTATCATCCTCATTGAAATTCAG GACACAATTAAATCCCCACCATCTGAGTACAAGACAATGAAGAAGGCCACTCTATTTAGTTTGATAGTGACATCCATTTTCTACATTCTGTGTGGCTGCATGGGCTATGCTGCTTTTGGAGACTTGTCCCCTGGAAACCTCCTTACTGATAAAGGTTTCCACAACCCATTTTGGCTCATTGACATAGCCAATGCTGCCATAGTGATCCACCTTGTTGGTGCATACCAAGTGTTTGCACAACCCATTTTCGCACTCGTTGAGAAAACAGCTGCAGAATTTTTCCCAAATAGCCAATTTATCACAGAAGACATCAGAATCCCCATCCCTGGTTTCGGTGCCTACAACTTTAACCTCTTCAGATTTGTTTGGAGGACATTTTATGTAATCATAACCACTTTGATTTCCATGATCCTCCCATTCTTTAATGATGTGGTTGGATTTCTTGGGGCTTTGGGATATTGGCCACTCACAGTTTACTTCCCTGTGGAGATGTACATTGCTCAAAAGAAGGTACCAAAGTGGAGCACAAAATGGATTTGCCTCCAAATCCTAAGTCTTTCTGTCCTTGTAATAGCACTAGCTGCTGCAGCTGGCTCAGTTACTGGTGTGGTTCAAGACCTCAAGATCTACAAGCCCTTCAAGACCAGCAGTTGA
- the LOC18793059 gene encoding amino acid permease 3 isoform X2, producing MTKMGDNTKNQQLHHHQIFDVSVDVPPQGGSKCFDDDGRLKRTGTVWTSSAHIITAVIGSGVLSLAWATAQLGWVAGPSVMLLFSFVTYYTSTLLSACYRSGDSVTGKRNYTYMDAVRSNLGGAKVKICGYVQYLNLFGVSIGYTIASSISMMAIKRSNCFHKSGGKNPCHINSNPYMIAFGITEIIFSQIPNFDQLWWLSIVAAVMSFTYSTIGLGLGIAQVAANGNIMGSMTGISIGTVTPMQKMWRSFQALGDIAFAYSYSLILIEIQDTIRSPPSESKTMKRATQISVAVTTLFYMLCGCMGYAAFGDLSPGNLLTGFGFYNPYWLLDIANAAIVVHLVGAYQVYAQPLFAFVEKTAAQKFPDSDFITKDIRLQIPGIGPYNLNLFRMIWRTAFVIITTVISMILPFFNDVVGLLGAFGFWPLTVYFPVEMYIVQKKIPKWSTRWLCLQILSVACLIITIAAAAGSIAGVVSDLKVYKPFKTSY from the exons ATGACAAAGATGGGTGACAATACAAAGAACCAGCAGCTTCATCACCACCAAATTTTTGACGTCTCAGTTGATGTGCCTCCACAAGGAGGCTCCAAGTGCTTTGATGATGATGGTCGTCTCAAACGAACTG GAACTGTTTGGACTTCAAGTGCTCACATCATTACTGCTGTGATTGGTTCTGGTGTTCTTTCCTTGGCTTGGGCCACAGCTCAGCTTGGATGGGTTGCTGGTCCTTCTGTCATGCTCTTGTTCTCCTTTGTCACTTACTACACTTCCACTCTTCTCTCTGCTTGCTATCGTTCCGGCGATTCTGTCACTGGAAAGAGAAACTATACTTACATGGATGCTGTTAGATCGAACCTTG gTGGAGCTAAGGTCAAAATCTGTGGATATGTCCAGTACTTGAACCTTTTTGGAGTTTCCATTGGCTACACAATAGCATCATCTATAAGCATGAT ggcaataaAAAGGTCTAACTGCTTCCACAAGAGTGGTGGGAAGAATCCATGCCATATAAACAGCAACCCCTATATGATTGCTTTTGGCATCACAGAAATTATTTTCTCTCAAATTCCAAACTTTGATCAACTTTGGTGGCTCTCCATTGTTGCTGCAGTCATGTCCTTCACTTATTCAACAATTGGACTTGGCCTTGGAATTGCTCAAGTTGCAG CAAATGGAAACATCATGGGAAGCATGACTGGAATAAGTATTGGCACTGTGACTCCAATGCAAAAGATGTGGAGGAGTTTCCAAGCACTTGGTGACATAGCTTTTGCATACTCTTACTCTCTCATCCTTATTGAAATTCAGGACACAATAAGATCCCCACCATCTGAATCCAAGACAATGAAGAGGGCCACTCAAATTAGTGTGGCAGTCACTACCCTTTTCTACATGCTCTGTGGCTGCATGGGATATGCTGCTTTTGGAGACTTATCCCCTGGAAACCTCCTCACTGGTTTTGGTTTCTATAACCCATACTGGCTCCTGGACATAGCCAATGCTGCTATAGTAGTCCACCTTGTTGGTGCATACCAAGTCTATGCTCAGCCTCTTTTCGCCTTTGTTGAGAAAACCGCAGCACAAAAATTCCCAGATAGCGATTTCATCACGAAAGACATCAGACTCCAAATCCCTGGAATCGGTCCTTACAACCTTAACCTCTTCAGAATGATTTGGAGGACAGCTTTTGTGATCATAACCACTGTGATCTCCATGATCCTCCCCTTCTTCAACGACGTGGTTGGACTTCTCGGGGCTTTTGGGTTTTGGCCACTCACAGTTTACTTCCCCGTGGAGATGTATATTGTTCAAAAGAAGATCCCAAAGTGGAGCACAAGATGGCTTTGCCTCCAAATCCTAAGTGTTGCTTGCCTTATAATAACCATAGCAGCTGCTGCTGGCTCAATTGCTGGGGTGGTCAGTGATCTCAAGGTCTACAAGCCATTCAAGACCAGCTACTGA